The genomic interval CGAATCGGGCTGACGCAAGGTCAGTATAGCATGGCAACCGCAATCGGGTTATTCTTAAACGTAATCAATTTTGTTCTTCTTATCGCGGTAAACAGCGCGGCTAAAAAAATGAACGGACATGGCATTTACTGAGGTGATTGAATAATGGTGCGATCTACGAGTGTTTCTGGGAAAATATTTGACATACTGAACATCATTTTTTTAGTTTTCATGGCTTGTATTATGCTTTACCCGTTCTGGCATGTACTTGTTGGATCCGTACTGCCGTATGAAGAAGCAGTCAAAACGAGATTTAATATCATTCCGCGAAGTATTTCCTTTGAAGCCTATGAATACGTTTTCTCGAAAAATACGATTCTTATGTCGGTTGTGGTTTCCGTATTCGTTACGGTTATTGGTACGCTATACCAGCTTTTGATTACATCTATTGCGGCATATCCGTTGACGAAACAAGATCTTCCGGGTAGAACCGCTATCTTTCTCTTTATCATATTCACGATGTTTTTTGGCGGGGGGCTCATTCCTTATTACTTGCTAATCAAGAGCCTTGGGATGGTAAATAGTTTGGCCGTTATGATCATTCCGGCAGCGTTAAGCACTTATAACTTGATTGTGCTCAAAACATTTTTTCAAAATATCCCAATTGATCTGGAGGAATCAGCAAAAATCGATGGGGCTGGTTATATGAGAGTGTTCTTTCAGATCATCATCCCCTTATCGTTTCCTGCTCTGGCAACTATCGCATTATTTATCGCGGTTGGGCAATGGAACAACTGGTACGTTCCGATGTTGTTTCTTAACGATAAGGAACTATGGCCGTTAGCGATGGTGTTAAGGGATGTTCTGATTAATAACAATATGGAATTGACCCGCAGCGGCAGCTTCGTAAGCAAGGATTTCATGCTGGGTGACACCATTAAGAATGCGATTGTAATGGTTTCTGTCATTCCCATCATCATTGTATATCCTTTCATTCAGAAGCACTTTGTTAAAGGGGTGATGATTGGATCAATCAAGAGTTGAAAGTCAGTCAGATTACTAGAATGAATTAATTATTCATTAAAGGGGAGTAGTGAACAACATGTTGAATAGAAAGAAAGGTCTCATTTTATTGCTTGCAGTTGTGTTGTTATTTGTTGGGATTATTGCAGGATGTGGAAGCAATAATGAGAAAAACGAAGCGGGTGAGTCTTCTTCAACTGCAAGCCCAAGTTCTAAACCAGTCGTTGAAAATACAAAGCCTGTTGAATTATCCGTATTTAGTTGGATGTTCGAGGGAGCTGACTCGCAGGATTCTCAAATCTATAAGTACTTGCAGGAAAAGCTCAACATCCGCTTGAAGCCGATTACAGCTTCGTGGAATGACTGGGAAGAGAAGCTGAACGTGATGATTGCCTCTGGGGAGATGCCCGATGTATTTGTTTCCTACGGCGTTGACCGTCCGGTTCAATATCGTCAGTGGATTAAAGAGAGCATGCTTCTTCCGCTTTCAGATTACTCTGAGCAGTATCCGAATATTAAAGCGTCACTTGCCAACTTTGAACATTTAGCTAAAACGACCGACAACAAACATTATGCGCTCCCTATATTCAATGAATCCGGAAGCGGCAAGATGGCGGTGAGCGGTCACAATATACTAATTCGTAAGGATTGGCTGGATAAGCTAAATCTAGAAGTACCAAAGACGATCGATGAGTTCTATGCGGTTGCTAAGGCATTTGCCGAGGGTGATCCAGACGGCAATAACAAGAAGGATACGTACGGTTATTCCTCCAGCGCTGGAGGGATTTGGTGGCAATATCCACTGTTCAACGCGTTCGACACGAGCACTGATAGGTGGGAGAAGAAAGATGGGCAATGGGCGCCGGAGGTGCTTTCCGATGAAACGAGAGACGGGCTTTCTTTTCTAAACCAGCTTTACAAGGAAAAAATTCTTGATCCTGAGTTTATGTTGAATACAGATGATCAGAAAATCGAGAAATTCATAACGGGCAAAGTCGGAATCATGATTCATAACGCAAATGCGACCTTCTATAATGATTTTTATGATAAGTTCAAGCAGGCATATCCCAATGCCGATCCGAAGTCAATTTTCACATGGGTAGGTACCTTGGTAGGGAAAACAGGCGCTCAGCGAATGGATGGCTTCAATAACTTCTGGGCGGAAACGTCTATTAATGCCAACATCTCGGATGAGAAAAAGAAAAAAGCGTTGGAGCTGCTAGACTACCTCCTCTCAAGTGAAGGGCAGCAGCTTATGATGAACGGCATTGAAGGGGTCCACTACAGCAAAGACGGAGATAAAATCACACCCCTCATGACGGATGAAGAAAAGGGCAAAGATAAAGCCTTTTCATTAAAAGCATTGGTTTCTTGGAATTCGGACTTCCTAGCCGACAGTACGCCTAATAAAGAGGACATTGTAGCAATGGCAAAATCGACAGGCGACTTCGCCGTTCCGAATCCGTTAGCTTATTTAAACATTAATCCTGAGGAACTCGATCCGAGTATTCCAAGCCAGCTGAATGATTTGGTAAATGAAAAATTCGTAAAAATAATTGTGGAATCCAAGGACGTTCCTGCGGATTTCGCTTCCTTCAAGGAAGAGTGGTTGTCTAAAGGCGGTACGAAAGTGATTGAAGCAACGAATAAGCAAGCGCAAGCGGAAGGTCGCTAAATCCGCGAGAAAGCTCGTTTAGTGTAGGAAGAGACCTTGCTGGAGCCGAATTTATCAGCAAGGTCTCTTTAATTGGGCGAAAATTACATATTTGCAACGCTAAGAGTGGAGGTTGTTGGAATGATAAAGTATGAGGATTTTCAGCCGGGCGAATTGTGGCTGGATACGAATGGAAAGCCTATTCAGGCACATGGCGGCAGTATATTATTCGATAACGGTAAGTATTACTGGTATGGAGAGAATAAAGACGGCCCGAACAGTTTAGGTCGGATCGGTATTCAGCGCGTAGACATCATTGGCATATCCTGCTACTCTTCAAGTGATTTATACAACTGGTCATTCGAAGGCATCGTGTTGCCTGCGGTTTCCGATGATCCGAATCACGACCTTCATCCGTCTAAAGTAGCGGAGCGTCCGAAGGTTCTGAAGAACGATCGGACTGGTCAATACGTCATGTGGCTTCATATTGATAGTGAGGACTATACGCTGGCTAAAACCGGCGTGGCCGTAAGTGAAAATCCAGCGGGACCATTTGAATATGTGGGAAGCAAGCGTCCTAACGACGTGGATAGCCGTGATATGACATTATTTAAAGACGACGATGGAACGGCGTATTTAATTCATTCGTCTGACTGGAACAAAACCCTGATCATTTCGAGGTTAACGGATGATTATACAGATTTGAATGGCGAGTTTACGAAAGCGTTCATCGACCAGTCCCGGGAAGCGCCGGCGGTGTTTAAACATGAGGGGAAGTATTACTTGCTATCCTCGGGTTGTACGGGGTGGTATCCCAATGCGGCTCTCGTTGCCGAGTCGGATCGAATGATGGGACGGTGGGAGCTAAGGGATAATCCGTTAAGTGGACCAAATGCCCGTAAGACGTTTTATGCGCAGAGCACGTATGTGTTTCCTGTTCAGGGATTGGAGAACAGCTTTATTTTTATGGCTGACCGATGGCGGCCGGAAGAGCTAGCGGATTCAAGATATGTATGGCTTCCTATCACTTTTATGGAAGATGGGATAGAAATCAAGTGGGCGGATCGCTGGGATTTGAATACGTTTCGAAGATGAATAGATGAATTAAGGCCGTTCCTCAGGTAGGAGCGGCCTTATGTTATTGAACTGAATAACCTTATTTTGTACCTACTATATGGACAGAGACACACTTTCTTAAAACTTGTATTCAAAAGCATAAGAAATAATTCGTAAATTCTGAAATGCCAAAACCGCTCGTACAAGCTACTGTAATCGAAATATTGGTGTAATTGCTAAAAGCTATGTATAGTCGATTTGAAGGCTATTTCAGAAAAGATACATCTTCATCCTGTTTAACTAGGTAAGCTGTTTAAAGCCGAAGAAGACATCTCCTATAATGATTATTTGTTAAGCGTGCATATGGAAAAGTCTAAAGAGTTGTTGCTTTATTCCGATAAAAAAAGTATATGAATTGCTCCTCAAGAGGTAGATTATCGGAAATTGGTTTAGTTTTATAAAAAATCAAGGAATATACTCGTGTTAGCTCGAATGAATATCACAATAAAGTGAAAATGTGTTAGTAGCTTATTTCCTAGTGTGAATAAAAATACTCCATTAATGAAGAAGAGGTGCTTAAGATGACAGTAAATTCTATTATTAAGCCAAGCCCGAAACAGCTCGAGTATCAATCCTGGGAGTTCGGATTATTTGTGCATTTTGGTCTACGTACGTTTTATGAAGGGTACGTAGATTTTGATCCAAGAGGCATGTCCCCCGAGTTGTTTAACCCGCAGCAATTGGATTGTGAGCAATGGATCCGTACGGCGAAGGAAGCTGGAATGAATTATGCTGTACTTACGGCTAAACATCATGATGGATTTTCTAATTGGCCGTCGCAGTACAGCTCGTTCTCTACGAAACAATCGTCATGGAAGGATGGTCAGGGTGATGTTGTTCGGGAGTTTATAGAGGCTTGTCGAAAATATGATGTAAAGCCTGGTTTATATTATTCTCCTTTTGACGGATCTGCGGATTTCTATAACCAGGATGCAAGCGCTTACGATGATTATTTTGTAAATCAAATTACAGAGCTGCTAGGTCAATATGGAGAGATTGATATTTTGTGGTTTGACGGTTGCGGCTCGGAGGATCATGAATATGATTGGAAACGGATCATCGGAGAAATTCGCCGCCTTCAACCGAATATTTTAATTTTTAATATGGGAGATCCTGATTTCCGTTGGGTGGGGAATGAGGATGGCATTGCGCCGATTCCATGCTGGAATGTCGTGGATTCGCTTGAGTTTTCGATCATGACCGAGGAAAAGGAAGCTTTGACGGATAAGCTATGGCTGCCTGCGGAATGTGATGTGCAGATGCGAGCGAATTGGTTTTATAGTGATAGCGACGAGCATACGATCAAAAGTCTGGATCAGCTCATGGGCTTATACTATTATTCGGTAGGGCGCGGTGCGAATTTGCTGCTGAATATCGGCCCGGATAGACAAGGCTTGCTGCCTTCGAAAGACGTAAGCCGACTGGCTGCAATGGGTGCAGATATACGAAGAAGATTTGACAGCCCTATCGCGACCTTGGAGCAATGTACTCACAACCAGCATGAATGGGTTTATGAGCCTGCTCATCCACATCTGATAGATCATATTGTTATTCAAGAGGATTTATCTTCTGGGGAGCATATTCTTAATTTTCAAATCAATATTATGACAGAGAAATCGCATCGAACCATAACGGTATATGAGGGACAAAACATTG from Paenibacillus sp. FSL K6-3182 carries:
- a CDS encoding alpha-L-fucosidase, which encodes MTVNSIIKPSPKQLEYQSWEFGLFVHFGLRTFYEGYVDFDPRGMSPELFNPQQLDCEQWIRTAKEAGMNYAVLTAKHHDGFSNWPSQYSSFSTKQSSWKDGQGDVVREFIEACRKYDVKPGLYYSPFDGSADFYNQDASAYDDYFVNQITELLGQYGEIDILWFDGCGSEDHEYDWKRIIGEIRRLQPNILIFNMGDPDFRWVGNEDGIAPIPCWNVVDSLEFSIMTEEKEALTDKLWLPAECDVQMRANWFYSDSDEHTIKSLDQLMGLYYYSVGRGANLLLNIGPDRQGLLPSKDVSRLAAMGADIRRRFDSPIATLEQCTHNQHEWVYEPAHPHLIDHIVIQEDLSSGEHILNFQINIMTEKSHRTITVYEGQNIGHKAIVRIPPVKVRGVTLTVTKSQGEPTIKELSFYYVGEIGNG
- a CDS encoding extracellular solute-binding protein, whose protein sequence is MLNRKKGLILLLAVVLLFVGIIAGCGSNNEKNEAGESSSTASPSSKPVVENTKPVELSVFSWMFEGADSQDSQIYKYLQEKLNIRLKPITASWNDWEEKLNVMIASGEMPDVFVSYGVDRPVQYRQWIKESMLLPLSDYSEQYPNIKASLANFEHLAKTTDNKHYALPIFNESGSGKMAVSGHNILIRKDWLDKLNLEVPKTIDEFYAVAKAFAEGDPDGNNKKDTYGYSSSAGGIWWQYPLFNAFDTSTDRWEKKDGQWAPEVLSDETRDGLSFLNQLYKEKILDPEFMLNTDDQKIEKFITGKVGIMIHNANATFYNDFYDKFKQAYPNADPKSIFTWVGTLVGKTGAQRMDGFNNFWAETSINANISDEKKKKALELLDYLLSSEGQQLMMNGIEGVHYSKDGDKITPLMTDEEKGKDKAFSLKALVSWNSDFLADSTPNKEDIVAMAKSTGDFAVPNPLAYLNINPEELDPSIPSQLNDLVNEKFVKIIVESKDVPADFASFKEEWLSKGGTKVIEATNKQAQAEGR
- a CDS encoding glycoside hydrolase family 43 protein — protein: MIKYEDFQPGELWLDTNGKPIQAHGGSILFDNGKYYWYGENKDGPNSLGRIGIQRVDIIGISCYSSSDLYNWSFEGIVLPAVSDDPNHDLHPSKVAERPKVLKNDRTGQYVMWLHIDSEDYTLAKTGVAVSENPAGPFEYVGSKRPNDVDSRDMTLFKDDDGTAYLIHSSDWNKTLIISRLTDDYTDLNGEFTKAFIDQSREAPAVFKHEGKYYLLSSGCTGWYPNAALVAESDRMMGRWELRDNPLSGPNARKTFYAQSTYVFPVQGLENSFIFMADRWRPEELADSRYVWLPITFMEDGIEIKWADRWDLNTFRR
- a CDS encoding carbohydrate ABC transporter permease: MACIMLYPFWHVLVGSVLPYEEAVKTRFNIIPRSISFEAYEYVFSKNTILMSVVVSVFVTVIGTLYQLLITSIAAYPLTKQDLPGRTAIFLFIIFTMFFGGGLIPYYLLIKSLGMVNSLAVMIIPAALSTYNLIVLKTFFQNIPIDLEESAKIDGAGYMRVFFQIIIPLSFPALATIALFIAVGQWNNWYVPMLFLNDKELWPLAMVLRDVLINNNMELTRSGSFVSKDFMLGDTIKNAIVMVSVIPIIIVYPFIQKHFVKGVMIGSIKS